In Desulfovibrio sp. UIB00, the following are encoded in one genomic region:
- a CDS encoding molybdenum cofactor biosynthesis protein MoaE translates to MDINKTLQELKARPGFADHVGMMLVHNGVVRAWSRGDHAPVTAVRVSHDTAKMDAICREMEKQPGIFAIVAQAEEGLLKPGDDLLFLVVAGDIREHVKATFAELLDRIKAEAVIKQEIHDA, encoded by the coding sequence ATGGACATTAACAAAACTCTTCAGGAACTCAAAGCCCGCCCCGGCTTCGCCGACCACGTGGGTATGATGCTGGTGCACAACGGCGTTGTGCGCGCATGGTCGCGCGGGGATCATGCCCCGGTTACCGCAGTACGCGTTTCACACGACACTGCTAAAATGGACGCCATCTGCCGCGAGATGGAAAAACAGCCGGGAATTTTTGCCATCGTTGCCCAAGCCGAGGAAGGCCTCCTCAAACCGGGCGATGATCTGCTCTTTCTTGTGGTGGCGGGCGACATACGCGAGCACGTTAAAGCCACCTTTGCAGAACTGCTTGACCGTATCAAGGCCGAGGCCGTCATCAAGCAGGAAATTCATGATGCCTGA
- the secF gene encoding protein translocase subunit SecF, with protein sequence MGFAFIRHDTKFDFIGLRHWAYGISALLILVGIISTMWGNGLKMGIDFAGGVIVQIQFQQPVKDEALKKSLEVPALPGITTQKFGDGDRDYLLRFSNSENSDATQVRTAVVDSLAAAFPDNKAEIQRLEVVGPKVGADLTNKALSALFYAVLLIAVYISGRFEQRWMAGAAMAAALWGGTYLVGLTGLGMGWLVLISLAITLVVCFVLRLNFALGAVVGLLHDVGITLGLLSLMKVEVDLNVMAALLTLVGYSLNDTIIVYDRLRENLRATPELSMAELINRSVNQTLSRTILTSGTTFLATLSLFLVGGGVIHDFALTVLIGVVVGTLSSIYVSSAVLLALGDTDFYVALVQQKGKYERPGEHGVV encoded by the coding sequence ATGGGTTTCGCTTTTATCAGACATGACACCAAGTTTGATTTCATTGGTCTGCGCCATTGGGCATACGGTATCTCGGCATTGCTGATTCTGGTGGGCATTATCTCCACCATGTGGGGCAACGGCCTCAAAATGGGCATCGACTTTGCGGGCGGCGTCATTGTTCAGATCCAGTTTCAGCAGCCCGTGAAAGACGAAGCATTAAAGAAAAGTCTTGAAGTTCCAGCACTGCCGGGCATTACCACCCAGAAGTTCGGCGATGGCGACAGGGACTATCTGCTGCGTTTTTCCAATTCGGAAAACAGCGATGCAACACAGGTTCGTACCGCTGTTGTGGATTCTCTGGCCGCCGCCTTTCCGGACAATAAGGCTGAAATTCAGCGTCTGGAAGTGGTCGGCCCCAAGGTTGGCGCGGACTTGACCAACAAGGCGCTGAGCGCGCTTTTTTACGCAGTTTTGCTCATTGCCGTGTATATCTCTGGCCGGTTCGAGCAACGCTGGATGGCTGGCGCAGCCATGGCTGCGGCATTGTGGGGCGGCACCTACCTTGTGGGCCTCACCGGGCTTGGTATGGGCTGGCTTGTGCTCATCTCGCTTGCCATCACTCTTGTGGTGTGCTTTGTGCTGCGGCTCAACTTCGCGCTCGGCGCAGTTGTGGGCCTGCTGCATGACGTGGGCATCACTCTGGGCCTGCTCTCGCTCATGAAGGTTGAGGTTGACCTCAACGTTATGGCGGCTCTGCTGACACTCGTGGGTTACTCGCTCAACGATACTATCATTGTTTATGACCGCCTGCGTGAAAACCTGCGCGCTACGCCCGAGTTGAGCATGGCCGAGCTGATTAACCGCAGCGTCAACCAGACGCTTTCGCGCACCATCCTCACCAGCGGCACGACCTTTTTGGCGACGCTTTCCCTGTTCCTTGTGGGCGGTGGCGTTATCCATGATTTCGCGTTGACCGTTCTTATTGGTGTGGTTGTGGGTACGCTTTCTTCCATCTACGTGTCTTCTGCTGTGCTGCTGGCACTCGGTGATACGGATTTTTATGTTGCCCTTGTGCAGCAAAAAGGAAAGTACGAGCGCCCCGGCGAGCACGGCGTTGTGTAG